One genomic segment of Natrialbaceae archaeon AArc-T1-2 includes these proteins:
- a CDS encoding DUF7342 family protein, translating to MNLTDIPDDAYDGEETPPNLDELESPDSLLKRGPIRERLLDIVVGLRTPTKVSTIADRADCDTETARDYLEWFNEMGMVHRHDGRPVRYERNDAYFQWRRIDQIREEYSRQEIVDTLADTLEQIEDYRAQFDAEHPDEISLVDVTRDQNMSTEAAWEALSEWETLERRAALLDAARRDDLVSSSKPRRIDA from the coding sequence ATGAACCTTACAGACATCCCCGACGATGCATACGACGGCGAGGAGACACCGCCTAACCTCGACGAGCTGGAATCTCCCGACTCGCTCCTCAAGCGCGGGCCGATCCGAGAGCGACTTCTGGATATTGTCGTCGGGCTTCGCACCCCGACGAAGGTATCAACGATCGCCGATCGCGCCGACTGTGACACCGAGACAGCTCGGGATTACCTGGAGTGGTTCAACGAGATGGGCATGGTTCACCGCCACGACGGCCGCCCGGTCCGCTACGAGCGTAACGATGCGTACTTCCAGTGGCGGCGTATCGACCAGATCCGCGAGGAATACTCCAGGCAGGAGATTGTCGACACACTCGCCGACACACTCGAACAGATCGAAGACTACAGAGCACAGTTCGATGCAGAGCACCCGGACGAAATCTCACTCGTCGATGTGACTCGGGATCAGAATATGTCCACAGAAGCAGCATGGGAAGCGCTCTCCGAGTGGGAAACGCTCGAACGGCGAGCTGCACTCCTAGACGCAGCCCGCCGTGATGATCTAGTCTCTAGTAGCAAGCCACGACGCATCGATGCCTGA